In a genomic window of Zerene cesonia ecotype Mississippi chromosome Z, Zerene_cesonia_1.1, whole genome shotgun sequence:
- the LOC119835890 gene encoding angiopoietin-related protein 7-like — protein sequence MLNMISPCTFIVRYFVGADSRPCTMYTHILYLSLITLICSCAARREYLRDEEDDDIGNLQVRSKYNLTHAPTTTGRSLKGEMVVEKFVDTLMASERYLKMVESVEKKINHLDANFHDRTNTILKYLAEVLRIAKTAATPQDVMEKTLRSLKHDLDKLQQAVSEKVKVLPKMRVEGGEYQVDASLDNRLAYLESHMKNIMSSIESIASVISEVKSRQSARIVAKTDVGGSLEAIGLISEFRRALQEQKTKKCDCKFGRVDRIERYPTDCQEIQMQGFNVSGIYKIRPDDMEPFYVLCDLSTVGGGWTVIQNRFDGSQDFYKSWSDYKHGFGNLAGEFWLGLEKINYLTNQKLYELRIEMEAQTGQEVSASYSVFTVGPEYEGYRISTLGSYRGNAGDSLSYHAGQKFSTYDVDNDEWRDGACAVEHGGSWWYKECDKSNLNGKYTTSDEHHGQSIYWISFMGPSTPLAKTRMMIRPLPASRPTDAEQSRKILEAPKPRPNEKQKPPHKDVRGPYDMGRARPPYRFEDNVHAEGFFPTYA from the exons ATGTTAAACATGATTTCTCCTTGCACATTCATTGTGAGGTATTTCGTGGGAGCCGACAGCCGGCCTTGCACAATGTATACCCACATCTTATACTTatctttaattacattaatttgcTCATGTGCCGCAAGAAGGGAATATTTGAGAGATGAAGAAGACGACGACATCGGCAACTTGCAAGTGAGATCAAAGTATAACTTGACCCATGCACCAACGACCACAGGTCGTTCATTGAAAGGTGAAATGGTTGTAGAAAAGTTTGTCGACACACTGATGGCTAGCGAAAGATATCTTAAAATGGTCGAATCCGTAGAAAAAAAGATCAATCATTTAGATGCTAACTTTCATGATAGgacaaatacaatattgaaatatttggcTGAGGTTTTAAGAATTGCTAAAACTGCCGCGACGCCGCAAGACGTAATGGAGAAAACTTTAAGGAGTCTGAAACATGATTTGGACAAATTGCAACAAGCTGTTTCCGAAAAAGTAAAGGTCTTACCAAAAATGAGAG TGGAAGGAGGCGAGTATCAAGTGGACGCCTCGCTAGACAACCGGCTCGCGTATTTAGAGAGTCACATGAAAAACATAATGTCGAGCATCGAATCCATTGCATCTGTTATATCAGAAGTAAAATCCCGTCAGAGCGCTCGAATAGTCGCAAA AACTGATGTTGGAGGATCCTTGGAAGCCATTGGCCTAATTTCAGAGTTTAGAAGAGCGCTGCAAgaacaaaaaacgaaaaagTGTGACTGCAA GTTTGGACGAGTAGACCGCATTGAAAGGTACCCGACGGATTGTCAAGAAATTCAAATGCAAGGGTTTAATGTGTCCGGAATCTACAAGATTCGTCCGGATGATATGGAGCCCTTCTATGTACTTTGCGATCTTAGCACGGTTGGCGGAGGTTGGACT gTCATACAGAATCGCTTTGACGGTTCGCAAGACTTCTACAAGAGCTGGTCCGACTATAAGCATGGTTTTGGAAACTTAGCTGGCGAGTTCTGGCTCGGACTGGAAAAGATTAATTACCTCACGAACCAAAAGCTTTACGAATTAAGGATCGAAATGGAAGCTCAGACGGGGCAAGAGGTGTCGGCATCGTATTCCGTCTTCACTGTTGGGCCGGAGTATGAGGGATACAGAATAAGTACGTTAGGGTCTTATCGAGGAAACGctg GTGATTCATTATCATACCACGCGGGGCAGAAGTTCTCGACTTATGACGTAGACAATGACGAGTGGAGAGACGGTGCGTGTGCGGTGGAACACGGTGGCTCGTGGTGGTATAAGGAATGCGATAAAAG TAACTTGAATGGCAAATACACGACATCAGATGAGCACCACGGTCAGTCGATATACTGGATCTCGTTCATGGGGCCGAGCACTCCGCTCGCCAAAACGAGGATGATGATACGACCCCTGCCGGCCAGCCGGCCCACAGATGCTGAACAATCAAGG aaaattctCGAAGCACCGAAACCGAGGCCGAACGAGAAACAAAAGCCGCCTCACAAAGACGTGAGAGGCCCCTACGACATGGGCCGAGCGCGTCCGCCCTACCGCTTCGAGGATAATGTGCACGCGGAAGGATTCTTCCCGACTTATgcttaa